The Paenibacillus thermoaerophilus genomic sequence CCGGTTCGTCATCCACGATCAGCACTCGATACATCGCTTGCTCCCTCTCCTATCGGAAGAATGAGTTCTATGGTTGTCCCCGGGCCGGAATCGGCCGAACGGATCGCATACTCGAACCCCTGGCCGTAATACAATCTGCAGCGCGCCAGCACGTTGCGCAATCCGATCGTTCCGCTTCCCCTGTTCAACACGTCATGAAGCCGGGAATGAGCCGTCTCCGCGTACAGCCGCTCCGCCAATCCGGGCGGCATGCCCGGCCCGTTGTCGGCCACCAGCAGCCGGACCCGCTCCGGCTCCACCGAGATCCGGATGTCCACTTCCGCCACCGCTTGCTCCGCAAAGCTGTATTTGACCGCATTTTCGACCAGCGGCTGCAGGATGAACTTGACGATCTCCCGGTTCCCCGGCTCGCCGTCAACCCGCAGGGAGAGCCGCAGCCGGTCGCCGAACCGGATCTCCAGTATGGTCAGATAATAACGCAGATAGTCGATCTCCTGCCGCAAGGAAACCAGATCTTCGGCCGCGTTCAGCGAGAAGCGCAGCATTTTGCCCAGAGCCTCAATAATTTTCAGGCTTTCCGCCGTCTTCCGCTGCACGGACAGGCTGCTTAACAGCTCCAGCGTGTTGAACAGGAAGTGGGGGTTGATCTGCATCAGCAGCGCCTTGTATTCGGCCTGCTGCCGCAGCAGCTTCAGCTCGAACTCCGTCTGGATGTGCTGCTTCAGCTGCCGCACCATGTTCCGGAACGAAGACGTGACGAAGCCGACCTCGTTGCGGACGCTCCGCTCGGGAGGAATGCGGTTCTCCGCGAGATCGAACTCCCCCTTCTGCACGCTGCGCATGGCCGAGGCGAGCCTGGACAGAGGTTTCGTAATGCCGTAGGACAGCCAGGTGGCGACGACGATCGCCGCGATCAGCAGGAAGGAAGAGAACAGGACAATCGTCGTGCGCAGCCTGTACAAATTGGCGTATAAATCCGCCTCCGTCACGAATCCGACCAGCATCCAGCCGTTTTGCTTAAGCTTTTTGTACACCAGAATATCGGTGGAACCCGCCGGATTGCGCAGATAGACGACGCCCTGCCTTGTGTTGCCGTTGCGGATCTCCTCCACTTTGCGCGCCGCTTCCTCATGCGGAGCGTATTGCTCCTGCGACAGCATCGGGTGGCCCTCGTGATCCAGCAGGAAGATCGTCCCTCTCTCGCCCAGGTGGATGCGATTCAGGGGCTCCAGGAAAAATTCCGCGCTGACGTTGACCTTCATCACCGTCTTGGCCGCGGACGGTTCGAACGATCCGATCGGCAGCAGCAGGCTTATAAACGGATACGGCCGGGATCGGTTAAGCTCGACCTCATCCGTATGGGACGAGACCCAATGATTGCTTTTTTCGACGAAATCCCGGTACCACTTCGTGTCCAGATGCGACCGGTTCGTCATGATCTGGTTGTTGTCGCTGACCACGAGCCCGTCCCGGCGGTACAGAGACACCGACGATACGCCGGAGTAGCTGTTGGCGGCATGGGTCAAAAATTTGCTCAAGCTGATATTGGCCAGCATCTTCTCCCCTTCCCCCGCGGCCGGGTCCGAAAGCGTATGGTCCCAGTTGCTCGTGACCTCGCTGTTAAACACGAGGGAAGACAAATCGTACATCTGCAGCGCGGCCATATGGACAAAGGACCCGTATTCGTCCATCTTCTCCAGAGCGGAAGTCTCGATGTACGAGCGGATGATCAAACGGGACTCCTGAAAAATCAAATAGGACATCGTGCCGAACGACAGGACGAGCAACAGAACAAAAAAAGCGATCAGCCG encodes the following:
- a CDS encoding cache domain-containing sensor histidine kinase; translated protein: MFYSLKNRLIAFFVLLLVLSFGTMSYLIFQESRLIIRSYIETSALEKMDEYGSFVHMAALQMYDLSSLVFNSEVTSNWDHTLSDPAAGEGEKMLANISLSKFLTHAANSYSGVSSVSLYRRDGLVVSDNNQIMTNRSHLDTKWYRDFVEKSNHWVSSHTDEVELNRSRPYPFISLLLPIGSFEPSAAKTVMKVNVSAEFFLEPLNRIHLGERGTIFLLDHEGHPMLSQEQYAPHEEAARKVEEIRNGNTRQGVVYLRNPAGSTDILVYKKLKQNGWMLVGFVTEADLYANLYRLRTTIVLFSSFLLIAAIVVATWLSYGITKPLSRLASAMRSVQKGEFDLAENRIPPERSVRNEVGFVTSSFRNMVRQLKQHIQTEFELKLLRQQAEYKALLMQINPHFLFNTLELLSSLSVQRKTAESLKIIEALGKMLRFSLNAAEDLVSLRQEIDYLRYYLTILEIRFGDRLRLSLRVDGEPGNREIVKFILQPLVENAVKYSFAEQAVAEVDIRISVEPERVRLLVADNGPGMPPGLAERLYAETAHSRLHDVLNRGSGTIGLRNVLARCRLYYGQGFEYAIRSADSGPGTTIELILPIGEGASDVSSADRG